One Synergistes jonesii DNA window includes the following coding sequences:
- the rpsR gene encoding 30S ribosomal protein S18, producing the protein MENAAFNRKRRKHRPKVCHFCVEKVEHIDYKDIDKLKRYITERSKIIPRRVTGTCAKHQRQLTRAIKRARLIALLPYTSD; encoded by the coding sequence ATGGAAAACGCAGCATTCAACCGCAAGCGCCGCAAACACAGGCCTAAGGTTTGTCATTTCTGCGTGGAAAAAGTCGAGCATATCGACTACAAAGATATCGACAAGCTCAAGAGATATATAACGGAACGCAGCAAGATAATACCGCGCCGCGTGACGGGCACCTGTGCGAAGCATCAGCGCCAGCTCACGCGCGCGATCAAACGCGCAAGGCTGATCGCGCTTCTTCCGTACACGTCGGATTAA
- the dnaB gene encoding replicative DNA helicase translates to MENPGGFERIPPFNLEAERSVLGSCLLDSGALVAVMESLSPEDFYDPRHRKVFELMIGMAERDIAVDALTFREEAKKQGLEQTIGNLSFIASLAESVTTTANVEYHAGIVRDKAVHRSLIVVGSDISKLGFSEDVGVDDALETAEQRVFEIARSGKAVNLRSTHEVLTSAMRDIEKRLAGGLAVTGVPSGFRDFDSVSAGLQPGGLYILAARPSMGKTALAINIAQHAAMRENVPVVIFSLEMSAEQIVQRMLSSEAKVNLRELFESNRQQTEQWQKLKEAAAAIEKSPVFIDDTSQLNTVELRGRCRRFFAKHGGGLGLVIVDYLQLMQAARRIENRTQEVSEISRTLKSIAREFKVPVLALSQLSRDVEKRDKSNRRPQLSDLRESGSIEQDADMVAFLYREAYYAQENDMNDATAEMIIAKNRNGPTGKINLVFFREFSRFESGYGNGY, encoded by the coding sequence TTGGAGAATCCCGGCGGCTTCGAGAGGATACCCCCCTTCAACCTTGAGGCGGAGCGCTCGGTGCTCGGCTCATGCCTTCTTGACTCCGGCGCCCTGGTCGCGGTGATGGAGAGCCTCTCGCCCGAAGATTTTTACGACCCGCGCCACCGCAAGGTCTTCGAGCTGATGATCGGCATGGCGGAGCGCGACATAGCGGTAGATGCGCTGACCTTCCGCGAAGAGGCCAAAAAGCAGGGGCTCGAACAGACGATCGGCAACCTTTCCTTCATCGCGTCGCTCGCGGAGTCCGTCACGACGACGGCGAATGTGGAGTATCACGCCGGAATAGTGCGCGATAAAGCGGTGCACCGCTCTCTGATAGTCGTCGGCAGCGACATATCGAAGCTCGGCTTCAGCGAAGATGTCGGCGTCGACGACGCGCTTGAAACGGCGGAGCAGCGCGTATTTGAGATCGCGCGCAGCGGAAAGGCGGTCAACCTGCGCTCTACCCACGAAGTCCTCACCTCGGCGATGCGGGACATCGAAAAGCGCCTCGCCGGCGGCCTCGCCGTCACAGGCGTGCCTTCCGGCTTCCGCGATTTCGACAGCGTATCGGCGGGACTGCAGCCCGGCGGGCTTTACATCTTAGCGGCGCGTCCGTCGATGGGGAAAACGGCCCTTGCGATAAACATCGCGCAGCACGCTGCGATGCGGGAAAACGTCCCGGTCGTCATCTTCAGCCTGGAGATGTCAGCCGAGCAGATCGTGCAGAGGATGCTCTCGTCTGAAGCTAAGGTCAACCTCAGGGAGCTCTTCGAATCGAACCGCCAGCAGACGGAGCAGTGGCAGAAGCTTAAGGAGGCGGCGGCCGCTATCGAGAAGAGCCCTGTGTTCATAGACGACACCTCGCAGCTGAACACGGTCGAGCTGCGCGGACGCTGCCGCAGATTCTTCGCTAAGCACGGCGGAGGGCTTGGGCTCGTGATAGTCGACTACCTACAGCTAATGCAGGCCGCGCGCAGGATAGAGAACCGCACTCAGGAGGTCTCGGAGATATCGCGCACGCTGAAGAGCATCGCGCGCGAATTCAAAGTGCCGGTGCTCGCGCTGTCGCAGCTTTCGCGCGACGTCGAGAAGCGCGACAAGAGCAACAGGCGCCCGCAGCTCTCCGACCTGCGCGAAAGCGGCTCTATAGAGCAGGACGCCGACATGGTCGCCTTCCTCTACCGCGAAGCCTATTACGCTCAGGAGAACGACATGAACGACGCGACGGCCGAGATGATCATCGCGAAAAACAGAAACGGGCCGACCGGCAAGATAAATCTCGTTTTCTTCCGCGAATTCTCGCGCTTTGAAAGCGGCTACGGCAACGGCTATTAA
- the rplI gene encoding 50S ribosomal protein L9 — translation MKVILKQDVAKVGKKGDLLEVSDGYGRNFLIGRGLAEEGTPGRLREYQELQKTQKLRDEKLRRAAEEARKKLAGKLVSVKASAGEGGKLFGSVTSAQIADALAVQYGADIDKKDIKIDEAVKQSGSYPFKIKLYPGVEAEMTLRVETE, via the coding sequence ATGAAGGTCATATTGAAACAGGATGTCGCCAAGGTCGGCAAAAAAGGAGATCTGCTCGAGGTCTCGGACGGATACGGACGCAACTTTCTGATCGGGCGCGGGCTCGCCGAAGAGGGCACTCCCGGCAGGCTGCGCGAATATCAGGAGCTTCAGAAGACCCAGAAGCTGCGCGACGAAAAGCTGCGCAGGGCGGCCGAAGAGGCGAGGAAAAAGCTCGCCGGCAAGCTCGTTTCCGTCAAGGCGAGCGCCGGCGAAGGCGGAAAGCTCTTCGGAAGCGTGACTTCGGCTCAGATCGCCGACGCCCTCGCGGTCCAGTACGGCGCCGACATAGACAAAAAAGACATAAAGATAGACGAGGCCGTCAAGCAGAGCGGCTCGTACCCCTTCAAGATAAAACTTTATCCCGGCGTCGAAGCGGAGATGACTCTCAGAGTGGAGACTGAGTAG
- the argS gene encoding arginine--tRNA ligase yields the protein MQNMTEELKNALGAAVKEVAVEKGRELPEGFEVRLERPRQEGHGDWATNIAMQLAKPFDEKPRELAEAIIAKLPNGDLIERAEVAGPGFMNFKLSSNWITETVRAAIEKGADYGRVDIGKGRRVQVEFVSANPTGPLHMGHGRGAAVGDITASLLDFAGYSVEREYYINDAGLQMELLGKSAQARYFEELGRAKEAPMPEDGYRGEYMTDIAKAFVEKYGDSLAEKPLEETVETFSEETGRMVLEMIKKDLEDFGVKFDVWFSEKSLYEDNLVEPAMQALRARDYAYEADGALWFRSTMFGDDKDRVLIRTNGAPTYFTSDVAYLKNKYDRGFEKNIYVWGADHHGYVPRLKSVNKAFGYPDDGVEVLLIQMVNLLRDGKPVQMSKRAGTIVTLREIMEEVGRDAARLFFVMRRCDSTVDFDLELAKKASSENPVFYIQYAHARICSIERELAERGIAMPAMDDFDVSLLTDPAEVGLAKAISRFPEEIAKGAKETAPHLIVYYASELAEAFHSFYNAQHVIGAEEKLMKSRILLVEAARVTLKNALGILGVSAPEKM from the coding sequence TTGCAGAACATGACAGAGGAACTTAAGAACGCGCTCGGCGCGGCTGTGAAGGAAGTCGCCGTGGAGAAGGGGCGCGAACTCCCTGAAGGCTTTGAAGTGCGCCTCGAGCGTCCGCGCCAGGAGGGGCACGGAGACTGGGCCACTAATATAGCGATGCAGTTGGCGAAGCCTTTCGACGAAAAGCCGCGAGAGCTTGCCGAGGCGATCATAGCTAAGCTCCCGAACGGCGACCTCATAGAGAGGGCTGAGGTCGCGGGCCCCGGCTTCATGAATTTTAAGCTTTCTTCAAACTGGATAACCGAAACTGTCAGGGCTGCTATAGAAAAGGGAGCCGATTACGGGCGCGTCGACATAGGCAAAGGGCGTCGCGTGCAGGTGGAGTTCGTCAGCGCAAACCCGACCGGCCCGCTCCACATGGGGCACGGGCGCGGCGCCGCGGTAGGAGACATAACGGCCTCTCTGCTCGATTTCGCCGGATACAGCGTGGAGCGCGAATATTACATCAACGACGCGGGGCTTCAGATGGAGCTGCTCGGCAAATCAGCACAGGCGCGCTATTTCGAGGAGCTCGGGCGCGCAAAGGAAGCTCCCATGCCCGAGGACGGCTACCGCGGAGAATATATGACGGACATAGCTAAGGCCTTCGTCGAAAAATACGGAGATTCGCTCGCGGAAAAACCCCTCGAAGAGACCGTCGAAACCTTCTCCGAGGAAACCGGCAGAATGGTCCTCGAAATGATAAAGAAAGACCTTGAGGACTTCGGCGTCAAGTTCGACGTCTGGTTCTCGGAAAAGTCTCTCTACGAAGACAACCTGGTCGAGCCGGCGATGCAGGCGCTGCGCGCCCGCGATTACGCCTACGAGGCGGACGGCGCCCTCTGGTTCCGCTCGACGATGTTCGGCGACGACAAGGACCGCGTCCTTATACGCACGAACGGCGCTCCGACATATTTCACGTCGGACGTCGCCTATCTGAAAAACAAATACGACCGCGGCTTCGAGAAAAATATTTACGTTTGGGGAGCCGACCATCACGGCTACGTGCCGCGCCTCAAATCCGTTAACAAGGCGTTCGGATATCCCGACGACGGCGTCGAGGTGCTGCTGATTCAGATGGTGAACCTGCTGCGCGACGGCAAACCGGTGCAGATGTCGAAACGCGCCGGCACTATCGTCACGCTGCGCGAGATAATGGAGGAGGTAGGCCGCGACGCGGCGCGCCTCTTCTTCGTGATGCGCCGCTGCGACAGCACGGTGGACTTCGACCTCGAACTCGCGAAAAAAGCGTCGTCGGAGAACCCCGTCTTTTATATCCAGTACGCCCACGCACGCATATGCAGCATAGAGCGGGAGCTCGCCGAACGCGGCATAGCGATGCCCGCGATGGACGACTTCGACGTCTCTCTGCTGACGGATCCAGCGGAGGTAGGGCTAGCGAAGGCGATCTCGCGCTTCCCGGAGGAGATAGCGAAGGGCGCCAAGGAAACGGCGCCGCATCTCATAGTCTACTACGCCTCCGAACTCGCCGAGGCTTTCCATTCCTTCTACAACGCGCAGCACGTGATAGGCGCCGAAGAAAAGCTGATGAAGAGCCGCATCCTGCTTGTAGAGGCGGCGCGCGTCACGCTTAAGAACGCCCTTGGCATACTCGGCGTCTCCGCGCCGGAGAAAATGTAG
- a CDS encoding single-stranded DNA-binding protein, whose amino-acid sequence MSRDFNRVILMGRLARDPEVRFTPSKQKVARFTLCTGRQWKNKVTGELQSHTDFITVTAWSFTADLLERYVKKGSQILVEGRISTRDYDDVKTGQHKWVTEVVAENIVLLGSPRRDGDQSGSYQQQNYGGQQPYQHQAQQQSDAMPAPDMGSLRNEGGFDDGFPLDFSELGGGADQSGDVEIPF is encoded by the coding sequence ATGTCGCGTGATTTCAACAGAGTCATCCTGATGGGGCGGCTCGCGCGCGATCCGGAAGTCCGTTTCACGCCGAGCAAGCAGAAGGTAGCGCGCTTCACGCTCTGCACGGGACGCCAGTGGAAGAACAAAGTCACGGGCGAACTGCAGAGCCACACGGATTTCATTACCGTGACAGCGTGGAGCTTTACCGCGGACCTTCTGGAGCGTTACGTCAAAAAAGGCAGCCAGATTCTCGTCGAAGGGCGCATAAGCACGCGCGACTACGACGACGTCAAAACCGGGCAGCACAAATGGGTGACCGAGGTCGTAGCCGAAAACATAGTCCTCCTTGGATCGCCGCGCAGGGACGGCGACCAGAGCGGAAGTTACCAGCAGCAGAATTACGGCGGTCAGCAGCCTTATCAGCATCAAGCTCAGCAGCAGTCCGACGCGATGCCCGCACCGGATATGGGCAGCTTGAGGAACGAGGGCGGCTTCGACGACGGCTTCCCGCTCGACTTCTCGGAACTCGGAGGCGGGGCCGACCAGTCCGGAGACGTAGAGATACCGTTTTAG
- a CDS encoding DUF2232 domain-containing protein, whose translation MKRKLFVEWLSCTAASIAAFTVATGAPFLSPFVVFIAPFPLMVLTRKLGARAGALGALFGTAFVFGMAGAAYAFVYACGFGALGAAEGFLLSKFKSGSDYILCAVAASIASKLILMYAFVSTSGVNPFALSHDAAQSLISSFSSLLSQGGVSLSQDDVGSYADTLIRTVSMMMPSMLILFSAADALLCYAAARLYFKKTPEVKLPQLPPFALWRFPQNIFWALLATLVLDVAAKAFPQEAVLKTLSLNLMEVLRALFLAEGLSLFWYFLRSFGVSRAVRVVLMLLCIFFSPVSYILSMLGIFDIWYDLRKRIKIRRR comes from the coding sequence GTGAAAAGAAAGTTATTTGTAGAATGGCTTAGCTGTACGGCTGCGAGCATAGCCGCGTTTACCGTCGCGACGGGCGCGCCTTTTTTGTCTCCGTTCGTCGTTTTCATCGCGCCGTTTCCGCTCATGGTACTGACGAGAAAGCTGGGCGCGCGCGCCGGAGCGCTTGGCGCGCTCTTCGGCACGGCGTTCGTTTTCGGCATGGCGGGAGCTGCCTACGCCTTCGTTTACGCGTGCGGCTTCGGCGCTCTCGGCGCGGCCGAGGGCTTTCTGCTTTCGAAGTTCAAAAGCGGCTCGGACTATATCCTCTGCGCCGTCGCGGCGTCGATAGCGTCGAAGCTGATTCTGATGTATGCCTTTGTAAGCACGTCCGGCGTCAATCCCTTCGCGCTCTCGCACGACGCCGCGCAGTCGCTCATCTCCTCCTTCTCGTCGCTGCTTTCGCAGGGCGGAGTCTCTTTATCTCAGGATGACGTCGGCTCTTACGCGGACACGCTGATTCGCACTGTATCGATGATGATGCCGTCGATGCTGATACTTTTTTCGGCCGCCGACGCTCTGCTCTGCTACGCCGCCGCGCGGCTTTATTTCAAAAAAACGCCGGAGGTGAAGCTCCCGCAGCTTCCGCCCTTCGCGCTGTGGCGATTCCCGCAGAATATTTTCTGGGCGCTGCTCGCGACGCTCGTCCTCGACGTAGCGGCGAAGGCTTTCCCGCAGGAAGCCGTGCTTAAGACGCTATCTCTGAATCTTATGGAGGTGCTGCGCGCGCTTTTCCTCGCCGAGGGGCTGTCGCTCTTCTGGTATTTCCTGCGTTCCTTCGGCGTGAGCAGAGCTGTGCGCGTCGTGCTCATGCTGCTTTGCATATTTTTCTCGCCGGTCTCGTATATACTGTCGATGCTCGGCATTTTTGATATATGGTACGATTTACGGAAGAGGATAAAAATAAGGAGGAGATAG
- the rpsF gene encoding 30S ribosomal protein S6, whose amino-acid sequence MRSYEMVVIFKADIEDHKTVSEDAAEIVRGLGAEVEKIDLWGKKRFAYPIEKELEGFYTLYTFKLDPAQVKEMERLLTLKPYVVRHMVVNLEEK is encoded by the coding sequence GTGCGGTCTTACGAAATGGTAGTGATTTTTAAGGCGGACATCGAGGATCATAAAACTGTATCCGAAGATGCGGCCGAGATCGTGCGCGGATTGGGAGCAGAGGTTGAGAAGATCGACCTTTGGGGCAAAAAGCGTTTTGCCTACCCCATCGAAAAAGAGTTAGAGGGCTTCTACACACTCTACACGTTCAAGCTCGACCCAGCTCAGGTCAAGGAGATGGAACGTCTCCTTACGCTCAAGCCCTACGTTGTGCGCCATATGGTCGTCAACCTGGAGGAGAAGTAG